In the genome of Aricia agestis chromosome 4, ilAriAges1.1, whole genome shotgun sequence, the window ggactcgcacactgcagtactacatctttttttttcattaagattataattaaatggacgcatcgcttcatgtaatcgtgattcaaatgccatctatacacagaacaaagaattattattatcgacgacttctgtggcccaatggttgggcgtgtggcagcttaatccgggggacgcgggttcgaatcctgccaacggaacaaaaagtttttaaaggtataataaaaatcttaactatataatgtatagtttatataagaataaagtatatttctgttgtctaatacctgtaatgcaagtcctttaggtcttcctttttagggttccgtacccaaagggtaaaaacaggaccctattactgagacttcgatgtctgtccgtctgtttccaggctgtaactcaagaacggtaatagctagagaaatgaaatttttacagattatgtatttctgttgccgctataacaacaaatactaaaaacaaaataaattaaatatttaaggagggctcccatacaacaaacgtgatttttctaacattttttgcttaactatcaatgatgacaacaggtaggcacttgaaattttcacaaaggccttaataatatatgcaatttaataaataataataaaagtttaaaaaaaaataagggttaggtaggtaggtaggtcccatactatttttgctctataacggtacgtgcgcggtataacccttattgcgcgggtccgactcgcacttggccgattattggtatttttaaggtagggcattgtgattttaaaaggtagggcattgccccactatgcccccccctagctacggccctgatggttgcccaagcgcatacggcattctcgcatcatagtcggcctagtccagaggaatgaacTAGTTAAtaacgtctgggaccaactatgtgcgggtttcctcacgatgttttccttcaccgtgcgagcgtccgtattatgtacttgagatcagaaaatgtctcataggtacacgcctccacccgggttcgaacctgcaccctctaggagtgcgaaccgaaggtctacccattaggccacggacgctcctcATTAATAAATAGGAATATGGATATTCCCTTTAACTTGTTTCCAGGCAGTGGGCTAGACTTTTCATGCGGTGGCAGCATCATCAACTCGAGGTATATTTTGACGGCAGCACACTGCATCCACAACATAGCTGGCGTGAGGGTCGGCGATTACGATATAACGAGTACCACGGACTGCCAGGGTTCTGGAACTGAATATATTTGCGAGACACACTATCAGgtattttaattactaatacCATTTTTTCTTACAGACAGTATTTTCGACATCGATTTGCAATAATCGCCACGCGCCAGCCTCGCCCGGTTAAACTGAAATTTGAAATAGTAGCCAAGTTCTCTATTGGCATGGCGAAATATTTCTAAacctaaattaatataatagaaaaaatatgatTTGACTGCAGAGTGTCAATGGTTCATCGACACTCTGCAGtcaaatcatatttttaattttatcccaCAAAAACACACTACGGAAAATACAAAGTTTTTAGTACCTATGAATTTTGAAATTAGTCCTCAGTCATGCGTATATATCATAAATTACTTACTACCCTTCATAAAGTATTTATTGTCCTCAGGATATTGAGGTTGAAGAAGAGATAGTGCACGAAGGCTGGTCGACGTCAAACCCAGACAAAATTCATGATATAGCTCTCTTGCGCCTCAAGGAACCAGTCGATTTTTCACATCGTAAGTTAAACTAGTTTAGTAGcagcattttttaaaaattacttttcCAGCACTGCTTTTCTTAGTGAACTCAGTAAACTCCCTTTagaggacacatacacaccctaaactattatctCTTTAttttgaccataaagttaatatacctagcggaatagagcaacaatctcgagctgtccaacgaaaccgaaattggtttcatctgtgtgtaaaaatatgtgtacgtatacacttacacaagcatgattgagcatgatttctatgagattaaattgtcaacgcgcGGCACTtgccgactgaacgtcaaaaaaagagtgctgctgtcatgtatcacacgtctctttttaccacgcagtgttactgatagtgacatctctcttgcccaggcctttgtttctctattccgctaggtatatttactttatgggcCCAACGGACGTCGACCCGTCATAATATGTTGTCAAAGGCGGAAGTTATCTCTTTTGTTTAAATTGTCAAAAGGCGGGGGAGGTCATCGAAATATTTCCATCTTCTACTttaggtaatattattaaaaattgcgaAATGTGTACGAAAACGTATTTACTTTCTACATAATTAAaggtaagtataaataaaaaacacagaCATATCAGagcaatattatatttgtaacttAATCGTATTAATGCCCGTGGTTGTTACAGGAAACGTGGCCCCTATATGTTTACCAGCAACAGAAGAAATGAGGATCATGTCTTTAGACGATAAAAAGGTGACAGTGGCTGGTTGGGGAGTTACGGAAACAGGCAGGGATTCCAAATTGCTAAGGAAGGTCGACATCTCTATTGTGAGAAGGGATACATGCTTGACTAAATATAAAAGGTATGTTACAGGCTGATGTCAGATATAAGTACTCGtataacggacagacagacagtaaagTGACAGGGTCCCGTCATTAATAAACGGCCTTAATAAACCgttaaaaaacaaacaataataatatgtactcgaTACTATTTTTGCCATTGTAACgagtataaaaactttttaaagtaCCGCGCTGCGCTGAGTTGGTTCTCAAAACACGTTTCGCGCAACGTAGCTTATATTATTagctcagcggggctaaaatggtcgctttgaagaatcaatatatgaatcataatatgattcatttttctaaaatcgcaaaatgtcaaattagtacaaaaatttctgcatttttgtactgatttgacatttgccagtttgacagttttgacaatttattagctgaattgattgagaggaattgctaaatgtgaccattttagccccgcagctccGATCGCAAccattaagttaatatacctagcggaatagagcaacgagctgtcaaacgaaaccgagacgtctgtgtgtaaaaatttgtttacgtatacaatTACACAATCATCTTTCTAACagattaaattatcaacgtgccgataagtgccgactggacgtcaaacagatgaataaaattggttctgctgtcatgtatcacacgtctctatttttaccacgcagtgttactgatagtggcatctctcttgctcaggcctttgtctctctattccgctaggtatataaactttatggTGGCAATACAGGCTCGAGGTACCGGTTGGAACCCACCGCACGCAGCAAACGATGTGTCGCAGTGATATATctggtttataataatatgatcttgTATGAGAACTTCATGTCGCTACAAACCTACCGAAACCAGTTGTGCCGCCGCGACAAGTATGTTGTTGCTGCGTGTCGTCCACCAAGCGGTACCTTAATGATGCTTAAACGGAAGGCACcactgactttttacatttaGTATAGAATTTACTGtcaaaatagcagcgctgaaacttGAAAGaggtttttttgtaattttaaagcctcatgagtttgcccatacaaaagtttttaaaaagtaactcttacagcgctgctaatttcacagtgaactctatacagtggactcgtacaaaccctaaagtattgttactttgttttgttacaccctgtatagtgagATACATTTAGCAACTCATCGCTCACCATAGAAACCACCTCTCATAAAGAGCAAGGcagtactgcggggctaaaatggtcatattttgcaattcctctcaatcaattcagctaATGCATTGTCAAAAccgtcaaactgacgaatgtcaaattagtacgaatttgaatttcaagcagagtgaccattttgcgatttaaaaaaaatgaatcataatattatgatttataatattatgattctccaaagcgaccattttagcaccGCAGCTGTACTCGTACAATTTTCTTTACGGTAGGCGGCGGCCGGCGTGGCTTCGACCAAACTCCTGCTGCTTTTAGGCGTCAAAACTCTAACAAgagtgttattaattattatcgtcATTATCATCATAAGTCTCTTTTTAGCTCTGGAAATCCCAAAATAATAAACGAAAACCAAGTCTGTGCCGGTAAGATCCGGAGAGACTCCTGCAACGGAGACTCAGGTAGTCCCATGATGTTGGAGAGCGAGTATCGTGGATCGTACAGGATCGTGCAATACGGGTTGGTCTCGTACGGACCGACGAAGTGTGGTTCCAGCGTTCCTGGGGTATACACTAACGTCGCCAAATACATGGACTGGATATTAGATCACATGAGAGAGTAAAGCCCGATAATCGATTTATATGCGAACCGAACTTTACCGAACGCGCGAGAATACAAGGAAATGACGGAGCGACCGCGCTGCTATTtcaataaatcgttacatagcCTTGCATGTGATCTCGCGTTGTAGCGAACAAACGGCGCGTTTGCGCTGCCGCATTTAAGTCCAGCCTAAAGTTTACTAAAGGACAATGGGCAAAAGTCTATGAAACCTGGGACCATCTCTTTTGAAAAAACCTACACATATCTAATTGCTAGTAAAggacataattatatataaataaaaaaaaggaaaagaCATATTGATACCAATCAATATGTCCATTGTTGTTTACTGATTAAGACATTGATgcatttgtaatttgtattcactatatttaaatgttactaaataagtatatgaattaataaatattaagtaaagCGTGATTAATTTTAACTACTTACATATTTAAGATTAAATGTGAcctttatacaatgtgtcccgacaccggtgtccgatcctttaatgtcatgactcatgatgtatggcatattttatggacaaattgactctcaaattttatttttctctcacggttgtaaaatggcagccattttagtttctctcgggctttcacactaatttgacctataatatacttatacttCTCatataaatatcctatgaagattaacaaaaaattaaaaccgacttcgaaggtaaaaacaataataatatgaactaaaaagtattaattattattattattgtttttaccttatCGGTTGTCGGTGTCGgtaagtcggttttaattttttgttaaaaataataatgtcactctttttagttatctacaagataaggctttatgggTAAATAACcatacgaatgttaactattcacattatgttttttttttctttatttataggCCTTACATCGTAAGATTAAGTCGGCCTgaattcacattatgttactgtaagcgaaattgtgttATCTATGCGATGTTATCTAAGCAATGCTGCAATtttcaaacttttatctttaaaggttcaggagttctgttcagtttCTCTGGGTCAAgtgacaccttcgtatgaatatttaattctgcgactcacaaattacgctcgtttggcttcacccttaatgtTTCAACTCTTGCGTGTGGCCCAAATCAATGTGTTTCATGTATTTTAAACAATATGTATGTCAGGTTTATGGACGCAGCTCAACGATATCAAGAGGTAAAAGTTATCACTGGACTTGTTGACGTCAAAGTATGATTAAATATCTATATTTAGTAATTGCATACTTActacaatttacaaaacaatCAACGGGAATTCCTCATAgtgcaataaatattaaataagaatgctttaaacatttttttttttatgaaataagggggcaaacgagcaaacgggtcacctgatggaaagcaacttccgtcgcccatggacactcgcagcatcagaagagttgcaagtgcgttgccggccttttaagagggaataggataataggggagggtagggaagggaagggaagggaatagttgagggtagggaagggaatagggtaggggtaaggggattgggcctccggtaaactcactcactcggcgaaacacagcgcaagcgctgtttcacgccggttttctgtgagaacgtggtatttatccggtcgagccggcccattcgtgccgaagcatggctctcccacgtatatttgtcaacataatttattaaaaacataataattttatttttaaagaggtCAATGCAATCACAATTTACTAAATTATGATTACCTTGACCACTTGTAAATTGAATTTACACAATACCTACACGGTTCAGGTATCAGAACGGttctttaaataaaaagtaagaactatcatgggcgtaccgagggggggggttCTTgttcatgttgacgtccctactaagtatattatctagtactttcatctttaaaaataacgaatttttgccatttgtttgcaatacaactaaaaattattaattttttattctttataaacacctagcttttaaaaaatctgattggcctggcccagaatctgcgtaatttgccccccccctggcccagaaccagagtaatttgcccccccccccccccccccccctggcccagaacctgggtacgcccatgagaaCTATAATCACCTAAAGAACCCATCACTCtaccgccgcactcagagattaatcatgattaaactttaatttaatgaagaatttgacagatattatgCGTTGAGcttgtatcaaaatcttcattcgTTAGTTTCAATAGTAAGTTTTGCAGCTGTAAAGTTATAAACGGAGTTTTTAAGAGGAATTCCAGGTGTACCTACCACACGTCTGGAACAGTGGTGTTCCTAACGGCTATATTTTCATAACACGCTATATAGAATATGCTACatttttcaagcgcgctagttttgatgctacgttataacgaatgaaatctcgattcttTCAAGCGCGCTTGCTTTGACGCTACGTTacaacgaatttcaagcgcgctagttttgacgctacgttctaacgaattttaagcgcgctagttttgacgctacgttatatcgaatgaaatctcgattatttcaagccgCGCTAGTtctgacgctacgttatatcgaatgaaatctcgattatttcaagccgCGCTAGTtctgacgctacgttatatcgaatgaaatctcgattatttcaagccgCGCTAGTtctgacgctacgttatatcgaatgaaatctcgattatttcaagccgCGCTAGTtctgacgctacgttatatcgaatgaaatcgaCTCGATTCTGGACGCGTTGTAAAGTTACTGACgttattgaaattatttctttatattatatcaataatatgATGATGCGTAATAATTATAACGCGATGGgtgagttaataatataatataacgtgtTTGTTACATacttagaataatataatagttataatttaataatgcatTATTTGGTTAATTATGTTGttgcaaatattaattttaactctgtattgatattatatttgaacaAACATGATTAGTAAAATTATAGGGGTATTTCAAAGtccattatataatatgtaccatgtacataaattggtttaggttagggttaggttgtatattttatacaataattttatctttatcatatacaaatgttttaaatatctttttttcttttttggtactacataatattatgtaagtacatatttttatttacaatgtcagttttttttacattttatttacatttaaaaatattatttgcgcCACTTCTGTCGACGACAAACGATTTCTTctgtcactactcactagtaACGTATCCAGATTCAGAAAAAATACGTTCACATGGAAgtcttgattataatattataatttacccaTAATTTACTTAACACGCAACGCAACACTGCAAATGCAATGACAGCCGAATTCACCCGATTTGACAACGAAACGACACGACAACGCACTGTGCGTTGTCGTGTCGTTTCgtctttacactacaatatttatattttttgtgaatcgcgTCTCATACAAGAGATTtacgaatttctaatttttattcgcgccttaaaaattttaagagcaaagtttcatcgaagtgttaaaaaaatatcatgtgtTAACATGTGGACAGCATTTTTGACGACCAAGGTgatgaagaataaaatattttattatttgactgatttattatttgactgataaataattgactgatcatttaaattgtaaatgttttattatttgactgattataaaaaaaaaatatttgatgaaactttgctcttaaattttttaaggcccgaaaaaaaattagaaattcgtGAATATCTGGTATGAGAcgcgattcacaaaaaataaaaatattgtagtgtaaagactataccaaagtatttttcagttttgacagaaggtgcggaaatcatataggaaagcagaaaaaaaataaagtctaaatatttaaaaacattaaaatctcaggaactacttgaattgtaggaatgaaataaagtacaaaatttgtgtctcttaatggtcaatctaatcaactgggtagcaagtttacaaaccctcgtaattaatttaaataaaataatttcgttttcagggagtcaaaaaatgactaatttaaaaattgattttctcaaaaacgaagtaaaatgcgcacacgGGAGTTCTACTTTTGCATTTcaa includes:
- the LOC121726107 gene encoding phenoloxidase-activating factor 3-like, with the translated sequence MVKYILFLVLLWIKVIYTLKQCDDCVLYTSCPNAMELAKRQVHGDIFKTAFCGYDISQPRSPPMVCCSDFAATAGNTGIESIGAQIGAPESDQVERTIPTAARVPIESHPNVRLLPDADCGDIDGKRVVGGTIAGLYEFPWMALIATRTRSGLDFSCGGSIINSRYILTAAHCIHNIAGVRVGDYDITSTTDCQGSGTEYICETHYQDIEVEEEIVHEGWSTSNPDKIHDIALLRLKEPVDFSHRNVAPICLPATEEMRIMSLDDKKVTVAGWGVTETGRDSKLLRKVDISISVINYYRHYHHKSLFSSGNPKIINENQVCAGKIRRDSCNGDSGSPMMLESEYRGSYRIVQYGLVSYGPTKCGSSVPGVYTNVAKYMDWILDHMRE